The following are from one region of the Oncorhynchus tshawytscha isolate Ot180627B linkage group LG24, Otsh_v2.0, whole genome shotgun sequence genome:
- the LOC112223870 gene encoding zinc finger protein 90 homolog isoform X4, translating into MSKIERLNARVAKLLTVAVHEVLEVVKETVSEYQEKTARTQRENLSLRRRLQELQEKMKRENTAISGKTEQEEGSEGSPWPQDPESTQYEDKPLLTQKPWRRLEIEYNNSLELDHLEDSETECNVTLTLAERSGAPPERSSQVTEAALTVYMPHSLCDADLDSMHTGHMSSNMLPLSHPSSPHPGLFSGEIKTEPEHLEYSSAPQETPDQNPFFECEDSNSSATHNHSAPEPMQNKPEMHGVVHYINAEGLNTFVDTFPFTCHPELVQDARRQNRPLLRREESHSCILCGKTFSRIGNLRIHQRCHTGEKPYCCLHCGRRFSHAGNLQKHKRVHTGERPYGCQQCGKTFSQSSHLKKHQRIHVVRHLSVE; encoded by the exons ATGTCGAAAATTGAGCGTTTGAACGCCCGTGTGGCGAAGCTGCTGACGGTGGCGGTGCATGAGGTTCTGGAGGTGGTGAAAGAGACTGTGTCAGAATACCAGGAGAAAACAGCCAGAACTCAAAGAGAGAACTTGAGTCTGAGGAGGAGACTACAGGAACTTCAGgaaaagatgaagagagagaacaccg CCATTTCAGGTAAAACCGAGCAGGAGGAGGGAAGCGAGGGCAGCCCCTGGCCGCAGGACCCAGAGTCTACACAGTATGAGGACAAACCATTGCTCACCCAGAAACCGTGGAGGAGACTGGAGATAGAGTACAACAACTCACTGGAGCTAGACCACTTGGAGGACTCAGAGACTGAGTGTAATGTCACACTAACGTTAGCCGAGCGTAGCGGAGCGCCTCCCGAGAGGTCGTCACAGGTGACAGAGGCAGCCCTGACTGTATACATGCCTCATTCTCTGTGTGACGCCGACCTAGACTCCATGCACACTGGACATATGTCCTCCAACATGTTACCCCTAAGCCATCCCAGCTCTCCTCACCCAGGTCTGTTCTCGGGTGAAATCAAAACCGAACCTGAGCACTTGGAATATTCCTCTGCCCCCCAAGAGACCCCAGACCAGAACCCATTTTTTGAGTGCGAAGACTCGAATAGTAGCGCAACACATAATCACAGTGCCCCGGAACCCATGCAGAACAAACCGGAAATGCAcggtgtagtgcactacatcaacGCAGAAGGTCTAAACACCTTTGTGGACACGTTTCCCTTCACATGTCACCCAGAGTTGGTCCAGGACGCCAGGCGACAAAATAGGCCTCTGCTTAGGCGTGAGGAGAGCCACAGCTGCATCCTGTGCGGGAAGACGTTCAGCCGGATCGGGAATCTTCGAATCCACCAGCGCtgtcacacaggggagaaaccctattGCTGCCTGCACTGTGGGAGACGCTTCAGTCACGCTGGGAACCTGCAGAAACACAAGAGGGTTCACACTGGGGAAAGACCGTATGGCTGCCAACAGTGCGGCAAGActttcagtcagtccagtcacctTAAGAAGCATCAGAGAATTCACGTTGTCAGGCATCTTAGTGTTGAATAA
- the LOC112223870 gene encoding zinc finger protein 90 homolog isoform X3 — protein MSKIERLNARVAKLLTVAVHEVLEVVKETVSEYQEKTARTQRENLSLRRRLQELQEKMKRENTAQQSAPAPTAISGKTEQEEGSEGSPWPQDPESTQYEDKPLLTQKPWRRLEIEYNNSLELDHLEDSETECNVTLTLAERSGAPPERSSQVTEAALTVYMPHSLCDADLDSMHTGHMSSNMLPLSHPSSPHPGLFSGEIKTEPEHLEYSSAPQETPDQNPFFECEDSNSSATHNHSAPEPMQNKPEMHGVVHYINAEGLNTFVDTFPFTCHPELVQDARRQNRPLLRREESHSCILCGKTFSRIGNLRIHQRCHTGEKPYCCLHCGRRFSHAGNLQKHKRVHTGERPYGCQQCGKTFSQSSHLKKHQRIHVVRHLSVE, from the exons ATGTCGAAAATTGAGCGTTTGAACGCCCGTGTGGCGAAGCTGCTGACGGTGGCGGTGCATGAGGTTCTGGAGGTGGTGAAAGAGACTGTGTCAGAATACCAGGAGAAAACAGCCAGAACTCAAAGAGAGAACTTGAGTCTGAGGAGGAGACTACAGGAACTTCAGgaaaagatgaagagagagaacaccg CTCAACAGTCTGCCCCTGCTCCCACAGCCATTTCAGGTAAAACCGAGCAGGAGGAGGGAAGCGAGGGCAGCCCCTGGCCGCAGGACCCAGAGTCTACACAGTATGAGGACAAACCATTGCTCACCCAGAAACCGTGGAGGAGACTGGAGATAGAGTACAACAACTCACTGGAGCTAGACCACTTGGAGGACTCAGAGACTGAGTGTAATGTCACACTAACGTTAGCCGAGCGTAGCGGAGCGCCTCCCGAGAGGTCGTCACAGGTGACAGAGGCAGCCCTGACTGTATACATGCCTCATTCTCTGTGTGACGCCGACCTAGACTCCATGCACACTGGACATATGTCCTCCAACATGTTACCCCTAAGCCATCCCAGCTCTCCTCACCCAGGTCTGTTCTCGGGTGAAATCAAAACCGAACCTGAGCACTTGGAATATTCCTCTGCCCCCCAAGAGACCCCAGACCAGAACCCATTTTTTGAGTGCGAAGACTCGAATAGTAGCGCAACACATAATCACAGTGCCCCGGAACCCATGCAGAACAAACCGGAAATGCAcggtgtagtgcactacatcaacGCAGAAGGTCTAAACACCTTTGTGGACACGTTTCCCTTCACATGTCACCCAGAGTTGGTCCAGGACGCCAGGCGACAAAATAGGCCTCTGCTTAGGCGTGAGGAGAGCCACAGCTGCATCCTGTGCGGGAAGACGTTCAGCCGGATCGGGAATCTTCGAATCCACCAGCGCtgtcacacaggggagaaaccctattGCTGCCTGCACTGTGGGAGACGCTTCAGTCACGCTGGGAACCTGCAGAAACACAAGAGGGTTCACACTGGGGAAAGACCGTATGGCTGCCAACAGTGCGGCAAGActttcagtcagtccagtcacctTAAGAAGCATCAGAGAATTCACGTTGTCAGGCATCTTAGTGTTGAATAA
- the LOC112223870 gene encoding zinc finger and SCAN domain-containing protein 2 isoform X2, producing the protein MDGSLRKMSKIERLNARVAKLLTVAVHEVLQVVKETVSEYQENTAKTQRENESLRKILQELQDKMKRENTGAVQTVTVQLELQNCKQELSLGEDTELFPSEEEFTEILSPEPHDGLTSEKPFGVQTFGFPPISLKKKSRSFHSACGPRSLLAEERPETTTQSRELDLKSEIGHDTHVKEHNTLVADTALSETLLSHMNSTHTVSNSLFPNDSPQASQPLLTFEEIKPEPEVEAYVTYSTPKHFYDCAGSSHILPQTQLNREPLQPNSGSYELVYFQPNQNCSGESFALGNNAESALDRFEEQHNTLPFRKSFGGAGGLRILQRHLGSEKRYCCPLCGRCFSHAGDFKKHKRVHTGEKPYCCSVCGKRFSQSGYLKIHQRYHTGERPYGCTQCGKRFSHSSNFKKHQLTHLGSVP; encoded by the exons ATGG ATGGAAGCCTTCGAAAGATGTCTAAAATTGAGCGTCTGAACGCCCGTGTGGCGAAACTGCTGACGGTGGCGGTGCATGAGGTTCTGCAGGTGGTTAAAGAGACGGTGTCAGAGTATCAGGAGAACACGGCCAAAACtcaaagagagaatgagagtctGAGGAAAATTCTGCAGGAACTCCAGGataagatgaagagagagaacacag GTGCTGTGCAGACTGTGACTGTCCAACTTGAGCTGCAGAATTGTAAGCAGGAACTTTCCCTGGGGGAGGACACTGAACTCTTCCCGTCTGAAGAGGAGTTCACCGAGATTCTCTCTCCAGAGCCACATGATGGGCTTACCAGCGAAAAACCCTTTGGAGTCCAAACATTTGGCTTTCCTCCTATCAGTTTGAAAAAGAAGAGCAGGTCGTTCCACTCAGCGTGTGGCCCAAGGAGCTTGCTGGCCGAGGAACGACCAGAAACgaccacacagagcagagagtTAGATCTTAAATCTGAGATAGGACATGATACACATGTAAAGGAACACAACACTCTGGTGGCTGATACTGCGCTGTCAGAAACACTATTGAGTCATATGAACTCCACTCACACTGTTTCAAACTCACTTTTCCCAAACGATTCCCCTCAGGCCTCTCAACCATTGCTGACTTTTGAGGAGATCAAACCAGAACCCGAAGTGGAAGCGTATGTCACATATTCAACACCAAAGCATTTTTATGACTGTGCAGGCTCAAGCCACATTTTACCCCAGACCCAACTCAATCGAGAGCCTCTTCAACCTAACTCAGGGTCTTATGAACTTGTGTACTTCCAGCCTAACCAAAATTGCTCAGGGGAATCATTTGCATTGGGAAACAATGCTGAATCGGCATTGGACAGATTTGAGGAACAGCACAATACCCTCCCGTTTAGGAAATCTTTTGGTGGAGCAGGAGGGTTGAGAATACTCCAGCGACATCTCGGTAGTGAGAAGCGCTACTGCTGTCCTCTGTGTGGCCGGTGCTTCAGTCACGCTGgtgattttaaaaaacacaagAGGGTCCACACTGGTGAGAAGCCATACTGTTGTTCTGTGTGCGGAAAGCGTTTCAGTCAGTCAGGCTACCTAAAAATACACCAAAGGTACCACACTGGAGAGCGACCGTATGGCTGTACCCAGTGTGGGAAACGCTTCAGTCATTCTAGTAATTTCAAGAAGCACCAGCTTACTCACCTAGGATCAGTGCCATAA
- the LOC112223870 gene encoding zinc finger and SCAN domain-containing protein 2 isoform X1, translated as MADGSLRKMSKIERLNARVAKLLTVAVHEVLQVVKETVSEYQENTAKTQRENESLRKILQELQDKMKRENTGAVQTVTVQLELQNCKQELSLGEDTELFPSEEEFTEILSPEPHDGLTSEKPFGVQTFGFPPISLKKKSRSFHSACGPRSLLAEERPETTTQSRELDLKSEIGHDTHVKEHNTLVADTALSETLLSHMNSTHTVSNSLFPNDSPQASQPLLTFEEIKPEPEVEAYVTYSTPKHFYDCAGSSHILPQTQLNREPLQPNSGSYELVYFQPNQNCSGESFALGNNAESALDRFEEQHNTLPFRKSFGGAGGLRILQRHLGSEKRYCCPLCGRCFSHAGDFKKHKRVHTGEKPYCCSVCGKRFSQSGYLKIHQRYHTGERPYGCTQCGKRFSHSSNFKKHQLTHLGSVP; from the exons ATGG CAGATGGAAGCCTTCGAAAGATGTCTAAAATTGAGCGTCTGAACGCCCGTGTGGCGAAACTGCTGACGGTGGCGGTGCATGAGGTTCTGCAGGTGGTTAAAGAGACGGTGTCAGAGTATCAGGAGAACACGGCCAAAACtcaaagagagaatgagagtctGAGGAAAATTCTGCAGGAACTCCAGGataagatgaagagagagaacacag GTGCTGTGCAGACTGTGACTGTCCAACTTGAGCTGCAGAATTGTAAGCAGGAACTTTCCCTGGGGGAGGACACTGAACTCTTCCCGTCTGAAGAGGAGTTCACCGAGATTCTCTCTCCAGAGCCACATGATGGGCTTACCAGCGAAAAACCCTTTGGAGTCCAAACATTTGGCTTTCCTCCTATCAGTTTGAAAAAGAAGAGCAGGTCGTTCCACTCAGCGTGTGGCCCAAGGAGCTTGCTGGCCGAGGAACGACCAGAAACgaccacacagagcagagagtTAGATCTTAAATCTGAGATAGGACATGATACACATGTAAAGGAACACAACACTCTGGTGGCTGATACTGCGCTGTCAGAAACACTATTGAGTCATATGAACTCCACTCACACTGTTTCAAACTCACTTTTCCCAAACGATTCCCCTCAGGCCTCTCAACCATTGCTGACTTTTGAGGAGATCAAACCAGAACCCGAAGTGGAAGCGTATGTCACATATTCAACACCAAAGCATTTTTATGACTGTGCAGGCTCAAGCCACATTTTACCCCAGACCCAACTCAATCGAGAGCCTCTTCAACCTAACTCAGGGTCTTATGAACTTGTGTACTTCCAGCCTAACCAAAATTGCTCAGGGGAATCATTTGCATTGGGAAACAATGCTGAATCGGCATTGGACAGATTTGAGGAACAGCACAATACCCTCCCGTTTAGGAAATCTTTTGGTGGAGCAGGAGGGTTGAGAATACTCCAGCGACATCTCGGTAGTGAGAAGCGCTACTGCTGTCCTCTGTGTGGCCGGTGCTTCAGTCACGCTGgtgattttaaaaaacacaagAGGGTCCACACTGGTGAGAAGCCATACTGTTGTTCTGTGTGCGGAAAGCGTTTCAGTCAGTCAGGCTACCTAAAAATACACCAAAGGTACCACACTGGAGAGCGACCGTATGGCTGTACCCAGTGTGGGAAACGCTTCAGTCATTCTAGTAATTTCAAGAAGCACCAGCTTACTCACCTAGGATCAGTGCCATAA